The DNA region CGCTTGACAATTCCAGTCTACCAACATATATCGTAGACGATATGATACTTTTTCCAATCACTGATTTTTACATTTGTTTTATGTAGTATAACACAATCCTTTATTACTGTAAAGTGATAATTTGACAATTTCAGATTTTCTTATCCTTTTCTCCTGTCTTTTCTTTTGTAAAGACATTCATGCATTTATTTTTACATTTTACTTGATTTTTATTAATAATTTTGATAAAATACTTCTTGGAGAGTTAATTAAATAATATGAATAGGGGTGATTTTATGATTTCCACAGGTTTTGTAAGAAGGGTGGACTCACTTGGGCGTATAACTATACCTTGCGAGTTACGAGCCCAAATTAATCTTTCTGCAAGAGATGCAGTTGAGATCTTCCAAATTGATGATTCATTTCTTATGAAGAAGTATGCACCTTGTGATATCTTCACAGGTGAAATGGATGAATTGATTGAATTTGAAGGAAAAAAGATTTCAAAAAATTCGATTCTTAAAATGGCACAAATTGCAGGTTTCACGATTGTTTAAGCATAGCAATCTGAACAAACTTGACTTACTTTGAAAACATCATAAGCGTATTCTATACTCAAAATAAAGGACCGTCATTGACGGTCCTTTTCAACGACATATTTTAGTTGTCCACTATCTTATAGGTATGATCTGTTAGTGTAAACATCTCTTCAAATCCGGAAGACATCCTAATCTCATAATCTTGGTCTATGTATAAGCATTCCACACCATCAATAGATTCAATAAGATCTAGACCTTCCTTTTGATTCATTGTAAATAAGAGCGTCGAAAGTGCATCTGCATCCATAGATGATTGAGTTACGATGGTCACTGATACCGTTTCACCATCAATGGGATAACCGGTGTTGGCATCAAAAATATGATGGTAGGTCTTGCCATCTTCTTCAAAGTAACGTTCATAAGGTCCCGATGTAACCACTGTCTTATCTTTAATCTCTACATATCCAAAATTAACATTTCTTTGATCATATGGTGTTTGAATGGCTATTTTCCATTCGTCACCGTTGTCTTTTTCACCATAAGCATATACATTTCCACCAAGATTAATAATCGCTTTGCTAATACCTTCATTTCTTAATAAAAGTACCAACTCATCAGCAACAAACCCTTTGGCAATAGCACCTAAATCAATGGACATATCTGTTTTGCTTAAGTAAACGGAACCTTCTTGCTCATCGAGTATAATAGCTTCATAATCTACGTAATTTAGCTTTTGTGTGATCTCGTCACGACTTGGAACCCTTGCCTCTTCTGTTCCTATACCCCATAAATCAACAATGGGTCCTATAGTAGGGTCAAAACTCCCTTTTGAGAGTTTTGCATACATCAATGCTCTTTCGACTACCTTGTAGGTGTCTTGAGATACAACGACCGGTTTTATACCTGCATTTTGATTTATGAGGTCCACTTCGCTACCTGCAATGTGCTTTGACATTAATGTTTCTATTTCATTAATCCGATTGGTCATGCGTGTGAAAATAGCTTCCGATCCCTCATCATATAAGTTAATCGTTATGACCGTATCCAGTGCGTAAGTTGTAATAGACTCAGAAGTACTGTTATCCTTAGCTGCACAGCCGGTGAAGAATAACAGCAGACTTATGAGCATGCATAATCTCTTTAACATCACTTTCTCCTAATCTATAAAATACTGATAAATTTCCCTTTTAGGTTTATCTCTATCTTTTGCGATGGCTTTGATCGCATCTTTTTTATTCATGCCTTGATTTAAATAATGTTGAAGATGATCCTCCAAAGTTAAGGCTTCATATAAGGTATTTTCTTTTGATTTAACTTGCTCAAGGGGGCACCCGGCAATAATTAAAACATATTCACCTCTAGGATCATTGGATTTGTAATATTCTATGGCTTCATTAAGTGTCCATTTTAATACTTCTTCGAACTTCTTGGTCAATTCGCGGGTAATGACAACCTCTCGGTCGCCTCCAAAAAATGTTGTCACTTCGTTTAAAAAGGCTTTAAGTCGATGTGGTGCCTCATAAAAAATCATAGTTCTGGTCTCATTAGTTAGATCTTGTAAACGCTCAGCTCTTTCTTTCTTCCCTACCGGCAAAAAACCTTCATATACAAAACGTCGCGTATCCATACCCGATAAAATTAATCCATTAATCAAAGCTACAGGTCCTGGGATTGATGTAACCGGTATACCCGCTTCTTGGCATAAAATGACCAAATCCTCACCAGGATCCGATATACCCGGCGTTCCGGCATCCGTTACAAGAGCAATATTTTTGCCTTCAATGAGGTCTCTAAGAATATCCGGACCTTTTTGCTGCTTGTTATGCTCATGATAGCTGGTCATTGTCTTATGAATCTCATAATGGTTCAGTAGTTTTATAGTATGTCGTGTATCTTCCGCCGCAATATAATCCACTTCCTTAAGGGTTCTAATAGCTCTATAACTCATGTCTTCCAGGTTACCTATTGGCGTTGCAACCAAATATAATATACCCATATGTACCTCTTTTCATTTTGAAACTTCTTATTGATCCAACATTGTTTATTGGGTCAAAACTAAGTATCACTAAGTTCAACTATATAGTTTTGACACCTTAACCAACATTATAACGCACTAATAACCGTAAATGCTATAGATTTCGTCGGTATAGATACCTTCTGATGTGTATACGATTAGAGGCTTTTCAACTTTCAGAAAGGGATTACCCCCTCTAACAGATTCAATCAGTACCATATTGGCTTCACTTCCAACCTTTGGATGAACCATCTTCAAGCGTTTAGGTTCCATTTTGTAGATTCTAAGTAAAGTTATAATGTCAATAAGCCGGTGAGGTCTGTGAACCAAATAAAATCTGCCGCCCACTTTGGTCAATCGACTCGCTTGGGCTATAACATCTTCAAGGGTGCACAGCACTTCATGTCGTGCTATGGTTTTAGCACTATGTTCATTGGTTATACCTTTCCCCACATCCATATAGGGCGGGTTACA from Petrocella atlantisensis includes:
- the rsmI gene encoding 16S rRNA (cytidine(1402)-2'-O)-methyltransferase gives rise to the protein MGILYLVATPIGNLEDMSYRAIRTLKEVDYIAAEDTRHTIKLLNHYEIHKTMTSYHEHNKQQKGPDILRDLIEGKNIALVTDAGTPGISDPGEDLVILCQEAGIPVTSIPGPVALINGLILSGMDTRRFVYEGFLPVGKKERAERLQDLTNETRTMIFYEAPHRLKAFLNEVTTFFGGDREVVITRELTKKFEEVLKWTLNEAIEYYKSNDPRGEYVLIIAGCPLEQVKSKENTLYEALTLEDHLQHYLNQGMNKKDAIKAIAKDRDKPKREIYQYFID
- a CDS encoding AbrB/MazE/SpoVT family DNA-binding domain-containing protein, with the protein product MISTGFVRRVDSLGRITIPCELRAQINLSARDAVEIFQIDDSFLMKKYAPCDIFTGEMDELIEFEGKKISKNSILKMAQIAGFTIV
- a CDS encoding tRNA1(Val) (adenine(37)-N6)-methyltransferase: MIEELKPEERLDDLHRKGYKIIQNEAMFCFGMDAVLLAGFCNIKTTDVVLDLGTGNGIIPLLLEGRFGPKQITGLEIQEANVDMAKRSILMNQLDEKIKIIHGDIKEAENLLPLSNYDVVTCNPPYMDVGKGITNEHSAKTIARHEVLCTLEDVIAQASRLTKVGGRFYLVHRPHRLIDIITLLRIYKMEPKRLKMVHPKVGSEANMVLIESVRGGNPFLKVEKPLIVYTSEGIYTDEIYSIYGY
- a CDS encoding FAD:protein FMN transferase; protein product: MLKRLCMLISLLLFFTGCAAKDNSTSESITTYALDTVITINLYDEGSEAIFTRMTNRINEIETLMSKHIAGSEVDLINQNAGIKPVVVSQDTYKVVERALMYAKLSKGSFDPTIGPIVDLWGIGTEEARVPSRDEITQKLNYVDYEAIILDEQEGSVYLSKTDMSIDLGAIAKGFVADELVLLLRNEGISKAIINLGGNVYAYGEKDNGDEWKIAIQTPYDQRNVNFGYVEIKDKTVVTSGPYERYFEEDGKTYHHIFDANTGYPIDGETVSVTIVTQSSMDADALSTLLFTMNQKEGLDLIESIDGVECLYIDQDYEIRMSSGFEEMFTLTDHTYKIVDN